A DNA window from Streptomyces sp. CA-278952 contains the following coding sequences:
- a CDS encoding ABC transporter ATP-binding protein: MTTHHRLTAEGLTLGYGDRTVVDSLDLAVPPGRITVIVGANACGKSTLLRSMSRLLAPRAGRVVLDGKEVHRLPAKELARTLGLLPQSPVAPEGITVSDLVGRGRHPHQSVFSRWNEKDDAAVAAALEATHTEPLAERAVDELSGGQRQRVWIAMALAQQTDLLLLDEPTTFLDASHQIEVLDLLTDLNRSRSTTIVMVLHDLNLAARYADHLIALADGGLHASGTPAEVLTEETVRVVFDLDSRIIEDPVSGRPLMLPIGRHHVLDRAEALSAREATA; encoded by the coding sequence ATGACCACGCACCACCGACTGACCGCCGAAGGACTCACCCTCGGCTACGGCGACCGCACCGTCGTCGACTCCCTCGACCTGGCCGTACCGCCCGGCCGGATCACCGTGATCGTCGGCGCCAACGCCTGCGGCAAGTCGACGCTACTGCGTTCCATGTCCCGGCTGCTCGCCCCCCGGGCCGGCCGTGTCGTCCTGGACGGCAAGGAGGTGCACCGGCTGCCCGCCAAGGAGCTGGCCCGCACCCTCGGCCTGCTGCCGCAGTCGCCCGTCGCGCCCGAGGGCATCACCGTCTCCGACCTCGTCGGCCGGGGCCGCCACCCCCACCAGTCCGTCTTCTCCCGCTGGAACGAGAAGGACGACGCCGCCGTGGCCGCCGCCCTGGAGGCCACCCACACCGAACCCCTCGCCGAGCGCGCGGTGGACGAACTCTCCGGCGGCCAGCGCCAGCGTGTCTGGATCGCGATGGCCCTCGCCCAGCAGACCGATCTGCTGCTGCTCGACGAGCCGACCACCTTCCTCGACGCCAGCCACCAGATCGAGGTCCTCGACCTCCTGACCGACCTGAACCGCTCGCGCTCCACCACCATCGTGATGGTCCTGCACGACCTCAACCTCGCCGCCCGGTACGCGGACCACCTGATCGCCCTGGCCGACGGCGGGCTCCACGCGTCCGGCACCCCGGCCGAGGTGCTGACGGAGGAGACCGTACGGGTGGTGTTCGACCTCGACAGCCGCATCATCGAGGACCCCGTGTCGGGCCGGCCCCTGATGCTCCCGATCGGCCGTCACCACGTCCTGGACCGGGCCGAGGCACTGAGCGCCAGGGAGGCGACCGCGTGA
- a CDS encoding cytochrome P450, with protein MENTSVQNSVQNKETVRNCPFDYAQQLEFDPQLRQLLTEEPVSRIRMAYGEGEAWLVTRYEDVRTVTTDRRFSRSAVLGRDFPRMTPEPIVQAESINLMDPPASSRLRGLVAKSFTPRRVEQMRGGTQGVVDRLLDEMEEEGSPADFVARVSAPLPLITICEALDIPEADRPWLRAHAMTMMNVGAAGKEDAVRAKAELRGYFQELTAQRRRSPGEDLISTLATARDGDELLDDDELAVMAMVLLITGQDTTTYQLGNIAYTLLTRPDLMRSLRAEPQRLPRTLEELLRHIPFRKGVGIPRIALEDVELSGVLIKAGDVVHVSYLTANRDSAKFDRPDELDPDRPTIPHMTFGWGAHHCLGAPLATMELEVAFSTLLTRFPALRLDVPPADVSWNTTSIWRYPLALPVTW; from the coding sequence GTGGAGAACACCTCGGTGCAGAACTCGGTGCAGAACAAGGAAACCGTCCGGAACTGTCCTTTCGACTACGCGCAGCAGCTGGAGTTCGACCCCCAGCTCAGGCAATTGCTGACCGAGGAGCCGGTGTCCCGCATCCGTATGGCGTACGGAGAGGGCGAGGCCTGGCTGGTCACCCGCTACGAGGACGTCCGGACGGTCACCACCGACCGGCGGTTCAGCCGCAGCGCCGTCCTCGGCCGTGACTTCCCCCGGATGACGCCGGAGCCGATCGTGCAGGCGGAGTCCATCAACCTCATGGACCCGCCCGCCAGCAGCCGGCTGCGCGGCCTGGTCGCCAAGAGCTTCACCCCGCGTCGTGTCGAGCAGATGCGCGGCGGGACCCAGGGTGTGGTGGACCGGCTGCTGGACGAGATGGAGGAGGAGGGTTCACCGGCCGACTTCGTCGCCCGGGTCTCCGCGCCCCTGCCGCTGATCACCATCTGCGAGGCACTCGATATCCCCGAGGCCGACCGTCCCTGGCTCCGGGCCCACGCCATGACCATGATGAACGTCGGGGCCGCGGGCAAGGAGGACGCGGTTCGAGCCAAGGCGGAGCTGCGCGGCTACTTCCAGGAGCTGACCGCACAGCGGCGCCGCTCCCCGGGCGAGGACCTCATCAGCACCCTGGCCACCGCCAGGGACGGCGACGAACTGCTGGACGACGACGAGCTGGCCGTCATGGCGATGGTCCTGCTCATCACCGGCCAGGACACCACGACCTACCAGCTCGGCAACATCGCCTACACCCTGCTCACCCGCCCGGACCTCATGCGGTCCCTCCGGGCCGAACCGCAGCGGCTGCCCCGCACCCTGGAGGAGCTGCTGCGCCACATCCCCTTCCGCAAGGGCGTCGGCATCCCGCGCATCGCGCTGGAGGACGTGGAGCTCTCCGGAGTCCTCATCAAGGCCGGCGACGTGGTGCACGTGTCCTATCTGACGGCCAACCGGGACTCCGCCAAGTTCGACCGTCCCGACGAGCTGGATCCCGACCGGCCGACCATCCCCCACATGACGTTCGGCTGGGGCGCCCACCACTGCCTGGGCGCACCGCTGGCCACCATGGAACTGGAAGTGGCCTTCTCCACGCTGCTGACCCGCTTCCCGGCCCTGCGTCTGGACGTGCCGCCCGCGGACGTCTCGTGGAACACGACGTCCATCTGGCGTTACCCGCTCGCCCTGCCCGTCACATGGTGA
- a CDS encoding FecCD family ABC transporter permease, giving the protein MTEPDTRTPPDVVTRRPAGVRLLWVLLSVLALAAVMVASVAIGSRDVPWSDVVAALGGADDTLGRAAAAKRIPRTVLAVVIGAALGLAGGVMQGVTRNPLADPGILGVNMGASLAVVTAVAFFGLTSPTGYIWTAVLGAALAALFVYTVGTLGRGGATPLKLALAGAATSAAFASLVSAVILPRNDIAGSFKLWQIGGVGGASFERIGQVMPFLAVGFAVCLLSARALNSLALGDELAAGLGERVAVARAVAALGAVLLCGAATAVAGPIGFVGLVVPHTCRLLVGVDHRWLLPLSTVLGAVLLTAADVVGRIVARPSEIDVGIVTALIGAPFFIYIVRRQKVRAL; this is encoded by the coding sequence GTGACCGAGCCCGACACCCGTACCCCGCCGGACGTCGTCACCAGGCGTCCGGCGGGCGTGCGCCTGCTGTGGGTCCTCCTCTCCGTGCTCGCCCTGGCCGCCGTCATGGTCGCGTCCGTCGCCATCGGCTCCCGCGACGTCCCCTGGTCCGACGTCGTCGCGGCGCTCGGCGGCGCGGACGACACCCTGGGCCGGGCGGCGGCGGCGAAGCGCATCCCCCGTACCGTCCTCGCCGTCGTCATCGGCGCCGCACTCGGCCTCGCGGGCGGCGTGATGCAAGGCGTGACGCGTAACCCGCTGGCCGATCCGGGCATCCTCGGCGTCAACATGGGGGCTTCCCTCGCCGTCGTCACAGCGGTCGCGTTCTTCGGGCTCACCTCGCCGACCGGATACATCTGGACCGCCGTCCTGGGCGCGGCCCTCGCCGCGCTGTTCGTCTACACCGTGGGAACCCTCGGCAGAGGAGGGGCGACCCCCCTCAAGCTGGCACTCGCCGGAGCCGCCACGTCCGCGGCCTTCGCCTCGCTCGTCAGCGCGGTCATCCTGCCGCGCAACGACATCGCCGGAAGTTTCAAGCTCTGGCAGATCGGCGGCGTCGGCGGCGCGTCCTTCGAACGCATCGGCCAGGTCATGCCGTTCCTCGCGGTCGGCTTCGCCGTCTGCCTGCTGTCGGCCCGCGCGCTCAACTCGCTGGCGCTGGGCGACGAGTTGGCGGCCGGACTCGGTGAACGCGTCGCCGTGGCCCGGGCCGTGGCCGCCCTCGGCGCCGTACTGCTCTGCGGAGCGGCCACCGCCGTCGCCGGACCGATCGGCTTCGTCGGCCTCGTCGTCCCGCACACCTGCCGGCTGCTCGTCGGCGTCGACCACCGCTGGCTCCTGCCGCTCTCCACGGTGCTCGGCGCGGTCCTGCTCACCGCCGCCGACGTCGTCGGCCGGATCGTGGCACGCCCCTCGGAGATCGACGTCGGCATCGTGACCGCACTGATCGGGGCCCCCTTCTTCATCTACATCGTCCGCCGACAGAAGGTACGTGCCCTGTGA
- a CDS encoding FecCD family ABC transporter permease produces the protein MSAPVLTRRPSVEAATRRRVRGASRRRRVVLALLVLVLAAFAVTLMAGRTFYPPGDVLRVILGEQVPGASFTVGRLRLPRAVLALVAGFSFGLAGVTFQTMLRNPLASPDIIGISSGASAAAAIAIVTLSLGEVQVSVLAIAAGLGVALLVYSLAFKGGVVGTRLILIGIGISAMLDSVTSYVLSRAAEWDLQEAMRWLTGSLNGATWDQVVPALVAAAALTPLLLGQARNLSALQLGDDTASALGVRVERTRITVIVAAVGLIAFATAAAGPIAFVAFLSGPIAARITGAGGSLLVPAGLVGSLLVLVADFTGQFAFGERYPVGVVTGVLGAPYLVYLIIRTNRAGGSL, from the coding sequence GTGAGCGCCCCCGTCCTCACCCGGCGGCCGTCCGTCGAGGCCGCCACCCGCCGTCGCGTGCGCGGCGCCTCGCGCCGCCGCCGGGTCGTCCTGGCGCTGCTGGTCCTCGTCCTCGCCGCGTTCGCCGTGACGCTCATGGCGGGCCGGACCTTCTACCCGCCCGGAGACGTGCTCCGGGTGATCCTCGGGGAGCAGGTGCCGGGCGCGTCGTTCACGGTGGGCCGGCTGCGGCTACCCCGCGCGGTCCTCGCTCTGGTGGCCGGATTCAGCTTCGGCCTGGCCGGGGTCACCTTCCAGACCATGCTCCGCAACCCGCTCGCCAGCCCCGACATCATCGGCATCAGCTCCGGGGCGAGCGCCGCCGCGGCCATCGCCATCGTGACCCTGTCGCTCGGCGAGGTCCAGGTCTCCGTCCTCGCCATCGCCGCCGGCCTGGGGGTCGCCCTGCTGGTGTACTCCCTGGCGTTCAAGGGCGGCGTCGTCGGCACCCGGCTCATCCTGATCGGCATCGGGATCTCCGCGATGCTCGACAGCGTCACCTCCTACGTCCTGTCCCGGGCCGCCGAATGGGACCTTCAGGAGGCGATGCGCTGGCTGACCGGCAGCCTCAACGGAGCCACCTGGGACCAGGTGGTCCCCGCGCTCGTCGCGGCGGCCGCCCTCACCCCGCTGCTGCTGGGCCAGGCCCGTAACCTCTCCGCGCTCCAGCTCGGCGACGACACCGCCTCCGCCCTCGGCGTACGGGTGGAACGCACCCGGATCACGGTGATCGTCGCCGCCGTCGGGCTGATCGCCTTCGCCACGGCGGCGGCCGGCCCCATCGCGTTCGTGGCGTTCCTCTCCGGGCCCATCGCGGCCCGGATCACCGGGGCGGGCGGCTCCCTGCTGGTGCCCGCCGGGCTCGTCGGCTCGCTGCTCGTCCTCGTCGCCGACTTCACCGGCCAGTTCGCCTTCGGCGAGCGCTACCCGGTCGGCGTCGTCACCGGCGTCCTCGGAGCCCCCTACCTCGTCTACCTGATCATCCGCACCAACCGGGCGGGAGGCTCGCTATGA
- a CDS encoding S8 family peptidase: MRLPARWATAALLLIAPLIGAPATASADSGPEGVLVEQSTRAVPGQYIVTLKPELSPDTVLREFGLDPLFRYGNALHGFAATLTATELQAVRTVPGVLAVEENAEVTVPAPTAANLLRAPAAGWGTDRIDQRALPLDDTFTTTATGKGVKAYVVDTGIDAAHSEFGGRVVNGYDAVGDGRSGMDCNGHGTHVAGTVGGATSGVAKDASLVNVRVLNCEGQGTWAGILAGFDWVAKDAARSGVPAVLNASLGGDRSTAVDAAVEAVADAGVLPVVAAGNDNRDACDVSPAAADGVLTVGASDRQDRETSFSNWGSCLSLYAPGADIVSARLGGGTVSLNGTSMASPHVAGVAALYKEGNPSASPAAVSRWLTDTATPDVLSALGQGSPDLLLYTGGL, from the coding sequence ATGCGCCTGCCCGCCCGATGGGCCACGGCCGCCCTGCTGCTGATCGCACCGCTGATCGGCGCACCCGCCACGGCCTCGGCCGACAGCGGACCGGAAGGGGTTCTGGTGGAGCAGTCCACCCGGGCCGTACCCGGGCAGTACATCGTCACCCTGAAGCCCGAACTCTCGCCGGACACCGTCCTGCGGGAGTTCGGGCTCGACCCGCTGTTCCGTTACGGAAACGCTCTGCACGGCTTCGCCGCCACGCTCACCGCCACCGAACTCCAAGCGGTCCGGACCGTTCCCGGCGTCCTCGCCGTCGAGGAGAACGCCGAGGTGACCGTCCCTGCGCCCACCGCCGCGAACCTGCTGCGGGCCCCCGCGGCCGGCTGGGGCACCGACCGCATCGACCAGCGCGCCCTGCCACTGGACGACACCTTCACCACCACGGCCACCGGCAAGGGAGTGAAGGCGTACGTCGTCGACACCGGGATCGACGCCGCACACAGCGAATTCGGCGGCCGGGTGGTGAACGGGTACGACGCCGTCGGGGACGGCCGCTCCGGCATGGACTGCAACGGGCACGGCACGCACGTGGCGGGCACGGTCGGCGGCGCGACGTCCGGCGTGGCGAAGGACGCCTCGCTGGTCAACGTGCGCGTCCTGAACTGTGAGGGCCAGGGCACCTGGGCCGGCATCCTCGCCGGGTTCGACTGGGTCGCCAAGGACGCCGCGCGCAGTGGTGTCCCCGCCGTGCTGAACGCCTCGCTCGGCGGCGACCGCTCCACGGCGGTCGACGCGGCGGTCGAGGCGGTCGCCGACGCGGGCGTGCTGCCCGTCGTGGCCGCGGGCAACGACAACCGGGACGCATGCGACGTCTCCCCGGCCGCCGCGGACGGTGTGCTCACCGTCGGGGCGAGCGACCGGCAGGACCGGGAGACCTCCTTCAGCAACTGGGGCTCCTGCCTCTCGCTCTATGCCCCCGGCGCCGACATCGTCTCCGCCCGCCTCGGCGGCGGCACCGTCTCGCTGAACGGCACCTCCATGGCCAGCCCGCACGTCGCGGGCGTCGCGGCGCTCTACAAGGAGGGCAACCCCTCGGCCTCTCCCGCCGCGGTCTCCCGGTGGCTGACGGACACGGCCACCCCGGACGTGCTCTCCGCTCTCGGTCAGGGCTCGCCCGACCTGCTGCTGTACACCGGCGGCCTCTGA